The Candidatus Liberimonas magnetica genome window below encodes:
- the glpK gene encoding glycerol kinase GlpK, protein MKEKVVVALDLGTTGNRAIAFSKTGAIAAKSYYEFPQIFPNPGWVEHNPMDILDTCIKTLKDVINTAGAANIDSIGITNQRETTIIWDKNTGRPVYNAIVWQCRRTEGICSSLKEHKKVIKHKTGLFLDPYFSATKIKWIFDNVGGVKEKALKGELLFGTPETWILWNLTGKKVHATEPSNASRTLLFNIKTLEFDDELLKIFNVPKNILPEVKDSDSLFGFTDTKITGAEIPIHGILGDQQASLFAHCGWEDGLIKATYGTGIFILTGTKEKLVKSGSLITTVAWKTGKTASYALEGSVFMGGASIQWLRDNLKIISSASETEETAGSLNDNEGVYFVPAFQGLGAPYWDPDARGLLIGLTRKSSRANIVRAVVESLAYQAKDVMETMKKDLKDDFKVLRVDGGACANNFLMQFQADILSLPVERPKALELTALGAAGISAIGSGFWDRKDLVNIRNTERKFIPVMDKKKAEIYYQKWKDAVERSKKWN, encoded by the coding sequence ATGAAAGAAAAAGTTGTAGTTGCATTAGACTTGGGTACAACGGGGAACAGGGCTATAGCATTTTCAAAAACGGGCGCAATAGCTGCAAAGTCTTATTATGAGTTCCCTCAAATATTTCCAAACCCGGGATGGGTCGAACATAACCCTATGGACATACTTGATACCTGTATAAAAACATTAAAAGATGTCATTAATACCGCAGGTGCGGCAAATATAGATTCTATCGGCATTACGAACCAGAGAGAAACAACTATTATCTGGGATAAAAACACAGGCAGGCCTGTCTATAACGCTATAGTATGGCAGTGCAGAAGGACTGAAGGTATCTGCAGCAGCTTAAAAGAACATAAGAAAGTTATAAAGCATAAAACCGGTTTGTTCCTTGACCCGTATTTCTCGGCGACAAAGATTAAATGGATATTTGACAATGTCGGGGGCGTAAAAGAAAAGGCACTGAAAGGAGAGCTGTTGTTCGGCACCCCGGAAACCTGGATATTGTGGAATTTGACCGGAAAGAAAGTTCATGCAACAGAGCCGAGCAATGCCTCAAGAACGCTTTTATTCAACATAAAAACCCTTGAGTTTGACGATGAACTGCTAAAGATATTTAATGTGCCAAAAAATATCCTGCCTGAGGTTAAAGACTCAGATTCGCTTTTTGGATTTACCGATACCAAAATAACCGGAGCAGAAATTCCCATACACGGCATATTGGGAGACCAGCAGGCATCTTTGTTCGCTCATTGCGGCTGGGAAGACGGCTTGATCAAAGCTACTTACGGGACAGGGATATTTATTCTTACCGGCACTAAAGAAAAGCTTGTTAAAAGCGGTTCCTTGATAACGACCGTTGCCTGGAAGACCGGAAAAACTGCCAGTTATGCCCTTGAAGGAAGCGTGTTCATGGGAGGGGCGTCTATTCAGTGGTTAAGGGATAATTTAAAGATAATAAGTTCTGCTTCCGAGACCGAAGAGACAGCAGGGTCTTTGAACGATAACGAAGGGGTTTATTTTGTCCCGGCTTTTCAAGGTCTTGGGGCTCCCTACTGGGACCCGGATGCCAGAGGGCTCCTTATCGGGCTTACTCGTAAATCAAGCAGGGCAAATATAGTAAGGGCTGTTGTAGAATCTCTTGCATATCAGGCTAAAGACGTAATGGAAACAATGAAAAAAGATCTCAAAGATGATTTTAAGGTTTTGAGGGTTGATGGGGGCGCATGTGCTAACAATTTTCTTATGCAGTTTCAGGCGGACATACTTTCTTTGCCTGTTGAACGGCCGAAAGCTTTAGAGCTCACGGCGCTTGGTGCCGCAGGTATCAGTGCCATAGGCTCAGGTTTCTGGGACAGAAAAGACTTGGTAAATATAAGGAATACTGAAAGAAAATTCATACCTGTAATGGATAAAAAGAAAGCGGAAATTTATTATCAAAAGTGGAAAGATGCAGTAGAAAGAAGCAAGAAATGGAATTAA
- a CDS encoding KilA-N domain-containing protein, whose translation MSQIKVLDTVVSFYSKERDDYICLTDIARYKDSERTDYIIQNWLRNRNTIEFLGIWEQLNNPFFKPTEFEGFRKQAGINSFVLTAKQWIEKTGARGLISKSGRYGGTYAHKDIAFEFASWVSVEFKLYLIKEFQRLKDEEISAKNLGWNLQRTLAKINYTIHTDAIKENLMPKELSKQQITIVYASEADLLNVALFGKTAAVWRAENPSKDGNIRDYATMEQLVVLSNLESINSVLIRQGMDSSQRILKLNEVAIAQMRSLLSHNSIKRLK comes from the coding sequence ATGAGCCAAATTAAAGTATTAGATACCGTTGTTTCTTTCTATTCAAAAGAACGGGATGATTATATTTGCCTTACAGATATCGCGCGCTATAAGGATTCAGAACGAACCGACTACATAATTCAAAATTGGCTTAGAAACCGCAATACAATAGAGTTTCTTGGTATATGGGAACAGCTTAATAACCCATTTTTTAAACCCACCGAATTCGAGGGGTTTAGAAAACAGGCTGGAATTAATAGTTTTGTTCTTACCGCAAAACAGTGGATAGAAAAAACAGGCGCACGCGGCCTTATTTCAAAATCCGGAAGATATGGCGGTACTTATGCCCATAAAGATATAGCTTTTGAATTTGCTTCATGGGTTTCAGTAGAGTTCAAGCTTTATCTTATTAAAGAATTCCAGCGGTTAAAGGATGAAGAAATATCCGCAAAAAATCTGGGATGGAACCTTCAGCGGACTCTTGCCAAAATTAACTATACCATTCATACAGATGCAATCAAAGAGAATCTTATGCCAAAAGAATTAAGCAAACAACAAATAACCATAGTTTACGCATCAGAAGCAGACCTGCTAAATGTTGCTCTTTTCGGCAAAACCGCAGCTGTGTGGCGCGCAGAAAACCCAAGTAAAGACGGCAATATACGCGATTATGCAACAATGGAACAATTAGTGGTGCTCAGCAACCTTGAAAGCATAAACTCAGTTCTTATACGCCAGGGTATGGATTCATCGCAGAGAATACTAAAATTAAATGAAGTAGCTATTGCCCAAATGCGCTCGCTCCTGTCGCATAACTCAATTAAAAGGTTGAAATAA
- a CDS encoding peptidylprolyl isomerase: protein MSTAKARHILVLNEEECKNLKAQIMKGSDFAAIAKKHSKCPSGKQGGYLGEFCQGEMVKAFDEVVFKEEIGKIHGPVKTQFGYHLIEIMERED, encoded by the coding sequence ATGTCTACAGCAAAAGCACGGCACATTTTGGTTTTAAACGAAGAAGAATGCAAGAACCTCAAAGCTCAAATAATGAAAGGGAGCGATTTTGCGGCAATTGCAAAGAAACATTCAAAATGCCCTTCAGGTAAACAGGGCGGGTATCTGGGCGAATTTTGCCAAGGCGAGATGGTAAAGGCATTCGATGAAGTCGTTTTTAAAGAAGAAATCGGCAAGATTCACGGCCCCGTAAAAACCCAGTTCGGTTACCACCTTATTGAAATAATGGAAAGGGAGGACTAA
- a CDS encoding MFS transporter encodes MKKPPAPAGEAPPQNEHKTMNELFRSLRHKNYRLFFIGQVISTIGIWLQMTAGPWLVYRLTNSAFLLGVVGFLAQVFVLVLSPLAGTVADHYDRKKLLMLTQSLAMLQAFVMGILVLTGHIQLWHIFVLVAFMGIVSAFDMPVRQAFVVQLVGKEDLMNAIGLNSFIFNSARIIGPALAGILIASAGEGICFILNGVSYIAVFIAVVLIKPIPDLSSNNDQGILSKFVSGYKYIRRSKNIYALLFLLAITGMTGIFPMALMPIIVKDIYKMNASGLGIFMSAMGIGALSGTMIVAARKSIEKLERTIYFSALYFSFFVIAFGLIELKAVALLLLVAIGFFLVLQMSFTNTFIQLTVTDEMRGRVMGFFIMAFMGFAPIGSLMAGSLAHRFGVQVSLVVGGTISIVAALLLKDRILKEQ; translated from the coding sequence TTGAAGAAACCTCCGGCTCCTGCCGGAGAGGCTCCGCCGCAGAATGAGCATAAAACCATGAACGAACTTTTCAGGTCGTTACGCCATAAAAACTATAGGCTTTTTTTTATTGGACAGGTGATATCAACTATCGGTATTTGGCTCCAGATGACAGCAGGGCCGTGGCTTGTTTACAGGCTTACGAACTCTGCTTTTCTTTTAGGGGTAGTGGGGTTTTTGGCCCAGGTCTTTGTACTTGTCCTTTCACCTTTAGCAGGCACGGTCGCAGACCACTACGACAGAAAAAAACTCCTTATGTTGACCCAGTCGCTTGCGATGCTGCAGGCTTTTGTCATGGGGATTCTGGTTCTGACCGGGCATATACAGCTCTGGCATATATTTGTACTTGTTGCTTTCATGGGGATAGTAAGCGCGTTCGATATGCCGGTAAGGCAGGCGTTCGTAGTTCAACTGGTAGGCAAAGAGGACCTTATGAATGCTATAGGTTTAAACTCCTTCATTTTTAACAGTGCACGCATAATAGGGCCTGCTTTGGCAGGTATATTGATAGCTTCTGCCGGAGAAGGGATATGTTTTATCTTGAATGGGGTAAGCTACATTGCAGTTTTTATTGCAGTAGTATTGATAAAACCCATACCCGATCTAAGTTCCAACAATGATCAAGGGATCCTAAGCAAGTTTGTTTCGGGTTACAAATACATCCGGCGCTCAAAAAACATATATGCTCTTTTGTTCCTTCTTGCCATTACAGGCATGACCGGCATTTTTCCTATGGCTCTTATGCCTATAATAGTAAAGGATATTTATAAAATGAATGCATCGGGGCTCGGTATTTTTATGTCGGCTATGGGGATAGGTGCGCTTTCAGGCACTATGATAGTCGCAGCAAGAAAATCCATAGAGAAACTCGAAAGGACTATTTATTTTTCTGCTTTATATTTTTCGTTTTTTGTCATCGCCTTCGGCCTGATAGAATTAAAAGCGGTAGCCTTACTTCTTTTGGTAGCGATAGGTTTTTTCCTGGTTCTACAGATGTCATTCACAAATACATTTATTCAGCTTACCGTAACGGATGAAATGCGCGGCAGGGTCATGGGTTTTTTTATAATGGCATTTATGGGGTTTGCTCCGATAGGAAGTTTAATGGCCGGTTCTCTGGCTCACAGGTTCGGAGTTCAGGTTTCCCTGGTTGTTGGAGGCACTATAAGCATTGTTGCTGCCCTGTTGCTGAAAGACA